From one Lactiplantibacillus paraplantarum genomic stretch:
- a CDS encoding shikimate dehydrogenase, with the protein MEKRISGTTGLFTLLGSPVGHSGSPAMYNFSFQEQGLDYAYLAFDVKKAQMPEAIDALRLFKVRGSNVTMPCKGVAATLVDELSPAAKIVGAINVIVNDNGKLTGHITDGIGFVRNLKENGVDIADKKLVVIGAGGAATALQVQCALDGAKSLAIFNRDDDFYANAESTQKKIKEAKPEIDVNVYHLEDQDKLKAEIEKADILVNATIVGMKPLDGQSLVDPSYLRSDLVVADTVYNPLKTKLIEDAEALGCTVAPGKGMLLWQGDAAYTLFTGKAMPTAEYQAYEARQAAEQH; encoded by the coding sequence ATGGAAAAACGAATTTCAGGTACCACTGGTTTATTTACCTTACTCGGCTCTCCAGTAGGTCATTCAGGTTCACCGGCAATGTATAACTTTAGCTTTCAAGAGCAAGGATTAGACTATGCATATTTAGCTTTTGATGTTAAAAAAGCACAAATGCCAGAAGCGATTGATGCATTACGATTATTTAAGGTTCGCGGTAGCAACGTAACGATGCCATGTAAGGGCGTTGCCGCAACGCTTGTTGACGAGCTCTCACCGGCCGCCAAGATTGTGGGAGCCATTAATGTCATTGTTAACGATAATGGCAAGTTGACAGGCCATATTACGGATGGCATTGGCTTCGTTCGCAATCTGAAGGAAAATGGCGTAGATATTGCTGATAAAAAGTTAGTCGTGATCGGTGCCGGTGGTGCTGCTACGGCGTTACAAGTTCAATGTGCATTAGATGGCGCTAAGTCATTAGCTATTTTTAACCGTGATGATGATTTTTATGCGAATGCCGAAAGCACTCAAAAGAAGATTAAGGAAGCCAAGCCAGAAATCGATGTTAACGTCTATCATCTGGAAGATCAGGACAAGTTAAAGGCTGAAATTGAAAAGGCCGATATTTTGGTTAACGCTACCATTGTTGGTATGAAGCCGCTAGATGGTCAATCATTAGTTGATCCAAGTTATTTACGTTCAGATTTGGTCGTTGCGGATACTGTTTACAATCCACTAAAGACAAAGTTGATTGAGGATGCGGAAGCCTTAGGATGCACGGTAGCGCCTGGTAAGGGCATGTTATTGTGGCAAGGTGATGCAGCGTATACCCTCTTTACGGGCAAGGCAATGCCAACGGCTGAATATCAAGCTTACGAGGCTCGTCAAGCGGCTGAACAGCATTAG
- the aroE gene encoding shikimate dehydrogenase produces MEARIDGHTTMLGLFGSPVGHSGSPAMYNYSFEKAGINDAYLAFDIQADKMASALTKIRVLNMRGANVTMPCKKVAAELVDELSSAAELIGAVNTIVNNDGVLVGHNTDGAGYVENLRHHGVDPQGKRLTVLGAGGAATAIAVQMALDGAQAIHIFNPKDAFYKNAELTAQKIMRKVPACQVTVGDINDQEALIQAIAQSDILANATKAGMAPNVEQTNIKDMTVFRSDLVVTDTVYNPATTKMLSDAAEHGSKTIGGKGMLVWQGAAAFKLYTGQEMPVEEVTQRFFSDDGGR; encoded by the coding sequence ATGGAAGCACGAATTGATGGTCATACAACTATGTTAGGTCTTTTTGGTTCGCCAGTGGGACACTCGGGTTCACCGGCAATGTATAACTATAGTTTCGAAAAGGCCGGAATTAATGATGCATACCTAGCTTTTGATATTCAGGCTGATAAGATGGCAAGTGCGTTAACTAAAATACGTGTTTTAAATATGCGTGGTGCTAATGTAACAATGCCTTGTAAAAAAGTTGCGGCTGAATTGGTTGATGAGTTATCATCTGCTGCAGAATTAATTGGTGCCGTAAACACGATTGTCAACAATGATGGTGTATTAGTTGGCCATAATACGGATGGTGCGGGTTATGTTGAAAATTTACGCCATCATGGTGTTGACCCACAAGGAAAGCGACTGACAGTATTAGGTGCTGGTGGTGCTGCGACAGCAATTGCTGTTCAAATGGCATTAGATGGTGCTCAAGCGATTCATATCTTTAATCCTAAAGATGCGTTTTATAAAAATGCTGAGTTGACAGCCCAAAAAATCATGCGCAAAGTTCCGGCATGTCAAGTTACTGTAGGTGATATTAATGATCAAGAAGCCTTGATACAAGCAATCGCACAAAGTGATATTTTGGCTAACGCGACTAAGGCTGGCATGGCACCAAATGTTGAACAAACTAATATTAAGGATATGACCGTTTTTCGTTCTGATTTAGTTGTGACAGATACTGTTTATAACCCTGCTACTACTAAGATGTTATCAGATGCAGCTGAACATGGAAGTAAAACGATTGGCGGTAAGGGGATGCTGGTTTGGCAAGGTGCCGCAGCGTTTAAACTGTATACGGGCCAGGAGATGCCCGTTGAGGAAGTAACACAACGCTTCTTCTCAGATGATGGGGGACGTTAA
- a CDS encoding SDR family NAD(P)-dependent oxidoreductase — translation MNNNWLGLTDKVVAITGAVGGMGTKFCEEFAKQGAKIVLIDMIADKTETYAKELTDKYGVETLAVKCNTTNEEEVDAAVKAVTDKFGEIDVLVNTAAILRFSPFEDLRLDEWQAALNVNLTGYFLMSQRFGRVMIQQKHGAMVHISTVASRYPETYSGAYSTTKAAVNMMSKQMAAEWGQYGVRSNCVLPCLVKTPLSKNFYSDPKVEEGRERLVASRRIGTLDDIANTVLFMASDRSDYTNGGEVTVDGGLNMMISDMIPKPGGRRQYAIDHHQPAKK, via the coding sequence ATGAATAACAATTGGTTAGGATTAACAGATAAAGTAGTTGCAATTACGGGTGCCGTTGGTGGTATGGGTACGAAATTTTGTGAAGAATTTGCAAAACAGGGTGCCAAGATCGTTTTAATTGATATGATTGCAGATAAAACTGAGACATACGCTAAGGAATTGACAGACAAGTATGGTGTTGAGACGCTTGCGGTTAAGTGCAATACAACTAATGAAGAAGAGGTAGATGCTGCAGTTAAAGCAGTTACAGATAAATTTGGTGAAATTGATGTGCTGGTTAATACTGCTGCCATCTTACGCTTCTCGCCATTTGAAGATTTACGACTTGATGAATGGCAAGCAGCCTTGAACGTTAATTTGACGGGATACTTCTTAATGTCACAACGTTTTGGACGTGTTATGATTCAACAAAAGCACGGTGCAATGGTACACATCTCAACGGTGGCATCACGTTACCCAGAAACTTACAGTGGTGCTTATAGTACGACCAAGGCCGCGGTTAACATGATGTCTAAGCAAATGGCTGCTGAATGGGGCCAATATGGCGTTCGGAGTAACTGCGTTTTACCTTGTTTAGTCAAAACACCTTTGTCTAAGAATTTCTATAGTGATCCTAAAGTTGAAGAGGGTCGTGAACGCCTAGTTGCTAGTCGTCGTATTGGGACTTTGGATGATATTGCTAATACGGTTCTGTTCATGGCTAGTGATCGTTCTGATTACACTAATGGTGGCGAAGTGACCGTTGATGGTGGTTTAAATATGATGATTTCTGACATGATTCCAAAGCCAGGTGGTCGGCGTCAATACGCGATTGATCATCATCAACCAGCGAAAAAATAG
- a CDS encoding sugar phosphate isomerase/epimerase family protein: MTKAHPITISSWTLGDQCTFEDRCKAASAAGYDGIGLRAETYVDALNEGLTDNDILAILDKYNIRCTEVEYIVQWCEATRTYEQKYKEQACFHMCELFGVKHINTGLMEDYDIDYTARKLQELAARAGDLIIALEPMPYSGLPNLDKTWKIMQKANCDNVYMLLDMWHWVRANQSYDLLTKEQAKRVISIQIDDAYTRPYADSILRDESMHDRLAPGAGDLDTAGFVKMIKDAGVDPKVIGVEVISDQYMAKGIDYVADYTYKQTVSVLKQAWPEILKEPVQA, encoded by the coding sequence ATGACAAAAGCACATCCAATTACAATTAGTTCCTGGACACTTGGTGATCAGTGTACATTTGAAGATCGTTGCAAGGCTGCTAGTGCCGCTGGCTATGACGGTATTGGGTTACGCGCTGAAACCTACGTGGATGCCCTGAACGAAGGCTTAACGGATAATGATATTCTTGCAATTTTGGACAAATACAATATTCGGTGTACTGAAGTTGAGTATATTGTTCAGTGGTGTGAAGCAACTCGCACATATGAACAGAAATATAAAGAACAAGCTTGCTTCCATATGTGTGAACTATTTGGTGTAAAGCACATTAATACCGGCTTAATGGAAGACTACGACATTGACTATACTGCAAGGAAATTACAAGAACTAGCAGCACGGGCTGGTGACTTGATTATTGCGTTGGAACCAATGCCATACAGTGGCTTACCTAACTTAGATAAGACTTGGAAGATTATGCAAAAGGCTAACTGTGACAATGTCTATATGTTACTAGATATGTGGCATTGGGTACGAGCCAACCAATCATACGATCTACTGACTAAGGAACAAGCAAAGCGAGTAATCTCAATACAAATTGATGATGCTTATACCCGGCCTTACGCGGATTCCATTTTGCGGGATGAATCCATGCATGATCGTTTGGCACCTGGTGCTGGCGATTTGGATACTGCCGGATTCGTGAAGATGATCAAGGATGCAGGTGTTGACCCTAAGGTGATTGGTGTTGAAGTGATTTCAGACCAATATATGGCTAAAGGTATTGATTACGTTGCTGATTACACTTATAAGCAGACTGTTTCAGTTTTAAAGCAAGCTTGGCCAGAAATTTTAAAAGAACCAGTTCAAGCCTAA
- a CDS encoding shikimate dehydrogenase codes for MAERIDGHTLLIGLMAYPIRHSMSPTMHNNAFAKLGLNYAYLAFEVTNETLPSAIESIRTLDMRGSNISMPNKQKVIPLLDKLDPAAKMVGAVNTIVNDDGVLTGYTTDGIGFMKALADEGLDIRGHKMTLAGAGGAGTAIAVQAALDGVKEISIFNMHDATWANAERNVKLINEQTDCHATLHSLEDRDDFKREIQSSYIYTDSTGVGMKPLEDKTLVDDPSWFSSDQIVFDTVYAPRTTKLMKVARQAGLKHVYNGLGMMLEQGAAAFKLWTGEDMPVDYIHQILFSDDQDK; via the coding sequence ATGGCAGAACGAATTGATGGGCATACTTTATTGATTGGTTTAATGGCGTATCCAATTCGTCATTCAATGTCCCCAACTATGCATAACAATGCTTTTGCTAAATTAGGACTGAATTACGCTTACTTAGCATTTGAAGTGACGAATGAAACGCTGCCAAGCGCAATTGAGTCAATCAGAACACTTGATATGCGTGGCTCCAATATTTCAATGCCAAACAAGCAAAAAGTGATCCCATTGCTTGATAAACTTGATCCAGCAGCCAAAATGGTGGGTGCGGTTAATACAATTGTTAATGATGATGGTGTTTTAACAGGTTATACAACTGATGGCATCGGATTTATGAAAGCGCTCGCGGATGAAGGCTTGGATATTCGTGGACATAAAATGACGCTAGCTGGTGCTGGTGGTGCCGGGACTGCGATTGCAGTTCAGGCTGCGTTGGATGGTGTCAAAGAAATATCTATTTTTAATATGCACGATGCAACATGGGCAAATGCCGAACGGAACGTTAAACTAATTAATGAGCAGACGGACTGTCACGCCACTTTACACTCATTAGAAGATCGTGATGATTTTAAACGGGAAATCCAAAGCTCTTATATTTATACTGATTCGACGGGTGTCGGAATGAAGCCACTTGAGGATAAGACGCTTGTGGACGATCCTAGTTGGTTCAGCTCAGACCAAATTGTCTTTGATACAGTATATGCACCACGAACAACTAAATTAATGAAGGTGGCTCGTCAAGCAGGGTTGAAGCATGTTTATAATGGTTTAGGTATGATGCTTGAACAAGGTGCAGCAGCCTTTAAGCTGTGGACTGGTGAAGATATGCCAGTTGATTATATTCATCAGATTCTGTTTAGTGATGATCAGGACAAATAA
- a CDS encoding LysR family transcriptional regulator has protein sequence MNLRHLVFFKELARTQHMAKAAENLGISQPSLSYAIKKLEHELGVPLFEADGRNIKLTSIGGVYLKYVTATLNDLSQGNELVKQLMDPDTGHVKLGFTYTLGQQLVPELLSHFKNQTENQAITFELGQGNSGVLLQALADEKYDIVLASNVDKLGEQLTAHLFDFIPLVQQEIVAVVPNDHPMVQKNPLHVEDLAPYPMILFSQNSGLRPLIDQILSAAHVQPKVAYEVEEDHTMAGFVRYNMGVALMPYLPLLNPERVQIKHLADQPLQHQIYLVVRRSGFITPAVHRFQEFIRSYCWQHYTNQERSI, from the coding sequence ATGAATTTAAGACATTTAGTTTTTTTCAAAGAGCTAGCTCGAACACAACATATGGCAAAGGCTGCCGAAAACTTAGGTATCTCACAGCCTTCGTTGAGTTATGCCATCAAAAAGCTCGAACACGAATTGGGGGTTCCACTTTTTGAAGCAGATGGCCGTAATATCAAGTTAACATCAATTGGCGGTGTTTATTTGAAATACGTCACTGCTACTTTAAATGATTTATCACAAGGCAACGAACTCGTCAAACAACTTATGGATCCAGATACCGGGCACGTTAAATTAGGATTTACCTACACCCTTGGACAGCAACTAGTTCCCGAATTACTGTCCCACTTTAAGAATCAAACTGAAAACCAAGCAATTACTTTTGAACTTGGTCAGGGAAATTCTGGCGTACTCCTGCAAGCACTAGCCGATGAAAAATACGACATCGTGCTAGCTTCTAACGTCGATAAACTAGGTGAGCAACTAACTGCTCATCTCTTTGACTTTATCCCGCTAGTTCAACAAGAAATCGTTGCGGTTGTTCCAAATGATCACCCCATGGTACAAAAGAATCCGCTACACGTTGAAGACCTAGCACCCTATCCAATGATCTTATTTTCACAGAACAGCGGCTTACGACCATTAATCGACCAAATCTTGTCAGCAGCCCACGTTCAGCCCAAGGTAGCTTATGAAGTGGAAGAGGATCATACTATGGCTGGATTTGTTCGTTACAATATGGGTGTCGCGTTAATGCCCTACCTACCACTTTTAAATCCCGAGCGTGTTCAAATCAAACACTTAGCTGATCAGCCATTACAACATCAAATTTACTTAGTCGTTCGTCGCAGTGGTTTTATTACACCTGCTGTTCATCGTTTCCAAGAATTTATCCGCAGTTACTGTTGGCAACATTACACTAATCAAGAACGATCAATCTAA
- a CDS encoding LysR family transcriptional regulator, which produces MNLDHLRYFAALSRTENYTQTAKLLHITQPSLTKAIHSLESELNIDLFQKSGRSVQLTPAGKVFASDIESVLLQLDKSVTNVKRFNQQKAPIRIAALRTLSIKWLPDIAQRFLQLSPHAAVQFQFNTDTGLSPDILNGLRNDKYDVTFCSKMDHFSDIEFFPVAEQTMVCITPMTHPLANRSSINLAETLAYPQITFSQRSGLHPIMQKLFNDCGGQPISAYAVEEDQAIAGLVASGFGIAVVPNMSILQNMPVKIIPLSFPTWQRILYMGTLKHHTSQPALEEFISFVRDQSKTLSINNI; this is translated from the coding sequence ATGAATTTAGATCACTTGCGTTATTTCGCCGCTTTATCGAGGACTGAAAACTATACACAAACTGCCAAGCTGTTACATATTACACAACCTAGCCTAACCAAAGCTATTCACTCCTTAGAGTCAGAGTTAAATATCGATCTCTTTCAAAAATCCGGACGCAGTGTACAACTAACGCCAGCTGGAAAAGTCTTTGCTAGTGATATCGAATCCGTACTACTACAATTAGATAAAAGTGTGACGAATGTTAAACGCTTCAATCAGCAAAAAGCGCCCATTCGTATTGCTGCACTTCGCACATTGAGTATTAAGTGGCTTCCAGATATAGCCCAACGATTCCTTCAATTGAGCCCGCACGCTGCCGTGCAATTTCAGTTCAATACGGATACCGGCCTATCCCCAGATATCCTAAACGGTCTTCGAAACGACAAGTATGATGTAACGTTTTGTTCAAAGATGGATCATTTTAGCGATATTGAATTCTTCCCAGTTGCTGAACAAACAATGGTCTGTATCACGCCAATGACTCATCCACTGGCCAATCGTTCTAGCATCAACTTAGCAGAAACACTCGCCTACCCTCAAATCACTTTTTCGCAACGCAGTGGTCTCCATCCAATCATGCAAAAATTATTTAATGATTGCGGCGGTCAACCAATTAGTGCTTACGCTGTAGAGGAGGACCAAGCAATTGCTGGATTGGTCGCCAGTGGTTTTGGTATCGCCGTTGTGCCAAATATGTCCATCCTACAAAATATGCCGGTAAAGATCATTCCTTTATCGTTCCCAACTTGGCAGCGAATCTTATACATGGGTACACTTAAACACCATACGTCCCAACCAGCACTTGAAGAATTTATTAGCTTTGTTCGTGACCAAAGTAAGACACTTTCAATTAATAATATTTAA
- a CDS encoding FAD:protein FMN transferase, giving the protein MIGTQKKYVSQFTMMGTVISLTLFEPNQVAVEAVYDYLQRMDGVFSVNRADSELAAINQYAGIHPVLVSTECFQLVSDAIKYTKQYSGSFNVLIGPLVKLWKIGFGGHQVPAAKEIRQRLALLDTHEVILDEAQSSIYLRQPGMQLDLGAIAKGYFADQVVKQLQQAGITSAIVNLGGNVKLLGINPLTDNQRWQVGIQAPEAPRGYPALQVEMPARTVVTSGIFERYFKIGNHRYHHILDPRTGYPVENQVDQVSIITERSELAEVLSTVAYFEGPGRGRRLIEQLPHTEAIFIDHEQQVTVTSGLTPRRKGVFTIE; this is encoded by the coding sequence ATGATTGGGACACAAAAAAAGTATGTTTCACAATTTACGATGATGGGAACCGTCATCTCGCTGACATTATTTGAGCCCAACCAGGTAGCGGTCGAGGCGGTCTATGATTATTTGCAACGGATGGATGGCGTCTTTTCGGTTAATCGTGCTGATTCAGAATTGGCTGCGATCAATCAATATGCCGGTATTCATCCAGTCTTGGTTAGCACTGAATGCTTTCAACTAGTATCGGATGCCATTAAGTACACAAAGCAATATTCTGGTAGTTTTAATGTGCTAATTGGACCATTGGTTAAACTGTGGAAGATTGGTTTTGGTGGGCATCAAGTACCAGCGGCCAAGGAAATTAGACAACGATTAGCCTTATTAGATACGCACGAAGTTATCCTAGATGAAGCTCAATCGAGTATCTACTTGCGTCAACCTGGCATGCAATTAGATCTTGGTGCGATTGCCAAGGGGTATTTTGCCGATCAGGTCGTTAAGCAGTTGCAGCAGGCTGGCATTACTAGTGCCATTGTTAACCTTGGTGGCAATGTTAAGTTATTAGGCATCAATCCGCTAACCGATAATCAGCGTTGGCAAGTTGGCATTCAGGCACCTGAAGCGCCACGTGGTTATCCAGCGCTACAGGTCGAAATGCCTGCCAGAACGGTAGTGACGTCAGGCATCTTTGAACGATATTTTAAGATTGGCAATCACCGTTATCATCACATTCTGGATCCTAGAACCGGCTATCCGGTTGAAAATCAAGTTGATCAGGTATCGATTATAACTGAACGGTCAGAATTAGCCGAGGTGTTATCAACGGTGGCTTACTTTGAAGGGCCAGGCCGTGGTCGCCGGCTAATCGAACAATTACCACATACGGAAGCAATTTTTATTGATCATGAACAGCAGGTAACAGTTACCAGTGGCTTAACGCCGCGACGCAAAGGAGTGTTTACTATTGAGTAA
- a CDS encoding MFS transporter — protein MTSNTTSNTNSNRKYYVTALALYFAYFILGIASSIMGQYKTEFAKAWGASTLANGTIDVSMVVSVIAAYGLGRLIAYPFAGPVSDRIGRRISGFIGIALYAAFFFGMISVHSMWWAYAIGIVNGIANSFLDTCVSPSVMEIFPKSASIANLFTKFAITVAQFVLPFVIGLVASAQMSYQVIFIGCGILMIADAILVLFLPFPKQDKATVEAKATTDKPKHRFTPASIASILIGFTSSATFMIWLNCNQELGTSYGIKDPSILQSFYAVGATVAVLLTAQFIHMGLKETTVLVLYPSISIVMLLLCYFINSPVILYIGSFVIGYAAAGGVLQLATSTTIGFFPDSKGLVTSLVMIASSVANYAVLSAAAYLTKVTGADAPRMIILMNIVITLIGVGLALIVKHGGRSTHTSAASGVES, from the coding sequence ATGACAAGTAACACAACAAGTAATACAAATTCAAATCGAAAATATTATGTAACAGCGCTAGCATTATATTTTGCCTATTTTATTTTAGGAATTGCTTCTTCCATAATGGGGCAATACAAGACTGAGTTTGCCAAAGCCTGGGGTGCATCGACGCTAGCTAATGGAACGATTGATGTTAGTATGGTGGTTTCTGTCATTGCTGCATACGGGTTGGGACGATTGATTGCGTATCCATTTGCCGGACCGGTATCTGATAGAATTGGGCGCCGCATTAGTGGCTTTATTGGAATTGCGTTATATGCCGCATTCTTCTTTGGCATGATCAGTGTTCACAGTATGTGGTGGGCGTATGCAATTGGTATTGTTAACGGGATTGCAAATTCATTTTTGGATACTTGCGTGTCACCGAGTGTGATGGAAATTTTTCCTAAATCAGCCTCAATTGCCAATTTGTTTACGAAATTTGCAATCACGGTGGCCCAGTTTGTACTACCATTTGTTATTGGTTTAGTTGCCAGCGCTCAAATGTCATATCAGGTTATTTTTATTGGATGTGGTATTTTAATGATTGCCGATGCAATCTTAGTTTTGTTTCTGCCATTTCCTAAGCAGGATAAAGCAACTGTTGAGGCTAAAGCGACTACTGACAAGCCAAAGCATCGTTTTACACCGGCCTCAATTGCGTCAATCTTAATCGGTTTTACTAGTTCAGCCACATTTATGATTTGGCTAAATTGTAATCAAGAATTGGGCACGAGTTACGGTATCAAAGATCCCAGCATCTTACAATCGTTTTATGCAGTTGGTGCAACGGTAGCGGTCTTGTTGACGGCGCAATTTATTCATATGGGCCTAAAAGAGACGACTGTATTAGTCTTATATCCAAGTATTTCAATTGTGATGTTGTTGTTGTGCTATTTCATTAATAGCCCAGTTATTCTCTACATCGGTAGTTTTGTTATTGGTTACGCTGCCGCTGGTGGTGTGCTACAGTTAGCAACTTCCACGACTATTGGTTTCTTTCCAGATAGCAAAGGCTTAGTGACATCGCTTGTAATGATTGCCTCAAGTGTTGCTAATTATGCCGTATTATCGGCTGCTGCATACCTGACGAAAGTTACCGGTGCTGATGCGCCACGGATGATAATTCTAATGAACATTGTGATTACTTTAATTGGGGTTGGTTTAGCATTGATTGTGAAACATGGTGGTCGGTCAACACATACGTCGGCTGCTTCCGGTGTTGAAAGTTAA
- the aroD gene encoding type I 3-dehydroquinate dehydratase, translating into MQPVIKLRNIELGSGRPKLAVPITGTTINDILAATTPILAAQPDVVEWRIDFFKDVTNPEQLKSAGQQLRQALGDIALLTTFRTKGEGGELALSDAEYFKLCETVLDGGFTDALDVERYHDEQAVKQIVAAAHEHQVVVIMSNHDFDKTPAVAEIVKRLTSMVDYGADVAKMAVMPQSVEDVLTLLTATNIARQTLPQPVITMSMGDLGKVSRLAGEVFGSCLSFATVGAASAPGQIALENLRPELEDLKLN; encoded by the coding sequence ATGCAACCAGTGATAAAGCTACGAAACATTGAACTTGGTAGCGGTCGGCCTAAGTTGGCAGTGCCTATTACAGGAACGACGATTAATGATATTTTAGCAGCGACGACACCGATCTTAGCTGCACAGCCAGATGTCGTTGAATGGCGAATTGATTTCTTCAAGGATGTAACTAATCCTGAACAGTTGAAGTCAGCCGGTCAGCAACTTCGCCAGGCTTTAGGTGATATTGCCTTATTAACCACCTTTCGAACTAAAGGTGAGGGCGGCGAATTAGCATTATCAGATGCTGAATATTTTAAACTATGTGAGACGGTCTTAGATGGTGGGTTCACGGATGCATTAGATGTTGAACGTTACCATGACGAACAAGCTGTTAAGCAAATTGTTGCAGCAGCTCATGAGCATCAAGTAGTTGTGATCATGAGTAATCATGATTTTGATAAAACGCCGGCGGTTGCTGAGATCGTTAAGCGACTGACTAGTATGGTCGATTATGGTGCTGACGTTGCTAAGATGGCTGTGATGCCACAATCGGTGGAGGATGTCTTAACGTTACTGACAGCGACTAATATTGCACGCCAAACACTACCACAGCCAGTAATCACAATGTCGATGGGTGACTTAGGAAAAGTGTCACGGCTTGCTGGTGAAGTGTTCGGCTCTTGTTTATCATTTGCAACGGTCGGGGCGGCTTCGGCACCTGGGCAAATTGCACTTGAAAATTTACGGCCGGAATTGGAAGATCTGAAGTTAAATTAA
- a CDS encoding MFS transporter: MKHKTYLPLAAGIYLNYAILGMATIIVSQYGTQFQALWHTDVKGLSTVIAMIGIGRLLTILVAGYLSDRLGRKGTMLIGMIAQIIFLMGLFFSTSLISACIAALFMGATNSFGDTASYPALTDAFQEQAASMNSLVKAAMSLAQFVLPFIVAAQPNAQVTLVIMVIVMVLDIILIGLASFAPQTLTQKHTKNTDTSKNNVQPNGAKPSMLIDGSLLIIVGFTLSFTFYIFSQYAPNFGSSVLKLGLNSAKSLISWYAMASLVSVFITSSLVTRVKPIKLIFAYTLISFLALLQMVVIPSADGARLTAIAIGFFAAGGIWQLGLTLLSQYFPAEKGKVTGYYSFATALTFFVGPLVSSFIIDDTATSVLHVFEIDTGVTLLSLVIVIILMIRNRKFSV; this comes from the coding sequence ATGAAACATAAAACATACTTACCATTAGCTGCTGGGATTTATTTGAATTATGCTATTTTAGGAATGGCAACCATTATCGTGTCCCAATACGGGACCCAATTTCAAGCATTGTGGCATACTGATGTTAAGGGCCTCTCAACCGTTATTGCAATGATTGGAATTGGCCGACTATTGACGATTCTAGTTGCGGGTTATCTTTCTGATCGTTTAGGCCGTAAAGGAACCATGCTAATCGGCATGATTGCACAAATCATATTTCTGATGGGACTGTTCTTCAGTACCAGTTTAATCAGTGCTTGTATTGCCGCGCTCTTTATGGGCGCAACTAATTCTTTTGGTGACACAGCTAGTTACCCAGCACTAACTGATGCTTTTCAAGAGCAAGCAGCAAGTATGAATTCATTAGTAAAGGCAGCCATGTCACTTGCACAGTTTGTTCTGCCATTCATTGTCGCTGCTCAGCCTAATGCTCAGGTTACGCTAGTCATCATGGTTATTGTCATGGTTCTAGATATCATTCTAATTGGATTGGCCAGTTTTGCACCACAAACGCTAACTCAAAAACACACTAAAAATACTGACACGTCCAAAAATAATGTTCAGCCCAACGGCGCCAAACCTTCGATGCTAATCGACGGTAGTTTGCTAATCATTGTGGGCTTTACACTCTCATTCACGTTTTACATTTTTTCACAGTACGCGCCAAACTTTGGTAGTAGCGTCTTAAAGTTAGGCTTAAACAGCGCTAAATCACTGATTTCATGGTATGCAATGGCATCGCTAGTATCTGTCTTCATTACATCCTCTTTAGTCACCCGTGTTAAACCGATCAAGTTGATTTTTGCTTATACACTGATTTCATTTCTTGCATTACTGCAAATGGTCGTCATTCCTAGTGCTGATGGTGCTCGGTTAACTGCCATCGCAATTGGGTTCTTCGCTGCCGGCGGTATCTGGCAGCTAGGCCTAACCTTACTAAGCCAATATTTCCCTGCCGAAAAAGGCAAAGTAACGGGTTACTACAGTTTCGCCACTGCCCTGACCTTCTTCGTGGGTCCGTTAGTCTCCAGTTTTATCATTGACGATACGGCTACCAGCGTTCTCCATGTTTTCGAAATTGATACTGGGGTCACGTTGCTCAGTCTTGTAATCGTTATCATTCTAATGATCAGAAACCGAAAATTTTCTGTTTAA